TTTTCCTGAGGCAAGTAAGAGTCAGGTGATGTATAAGGCTCGGAGGCGAATGATAAGGTTTCTGATTCATGATGTAGTTGATGTAGCACGGGAAAATATAAAACGTTATCTGCTAAAAACTGTAGATGAGATAAGAGAGTTAGGATTCCCGGCTGCGAATTTTTCAGAGAAAGTGGGCAACGAGATGAAGGAAATTAAAGCGTTCCTGTATAACAATCTCTACTTTTACTACAGTATAAGAAAGAGCAGGGTAAAACTTAAAAGAATAGTAAAAGAATTATTTGAAGTTTTTTTCCACGACCCTCAGTGTCTACCGAAAGATTACTACGAAAGGTTCCGTATAGCTGACTCTACGAACAAAAAAGCTCAGCTGGTGTGCGATTTTATTGCGAATTTAACTGATAGCTCCGCAATTAGAGAACACAGACAATTCTTTAGTACCTGTGTCCTTGAGCGGGATTACTGATTTCTTTTCCGCTGAATAGGTAACAATTTCTAGTTAGTAGTTAGTGATAAATCGATGCAGTGGGAGAATGAAGGTATAGTTTTATCGAATAAAGGACTCGTTGAAAACAAAGCCGTAACGACTTTGTTTACTAAGGATTATGGGTTAAAACGCGGTTTATGTAGTAGGAAAGCAACAATTGATGTGGGGAACGTAGTCTACTGTAAATGGAGTGCTAGGTTGGAATCACAGTTGGGCTACTTCAGAGTTGAAGTAAAAGAGATAATTTCTCCGTTTTTGTTCACCGATTATAAAAAGTTGAAGCTCCTTAATGCGGTTTTAAGTATTTTGCTTAAGGTTCTTCCAGAGAATGAACCACAGAAGGAAATTTATAAAATATTTATCCAGTTGTTACAGGCATTTAAGTCGGAGACTTCTTGTTATTATAGGCAGTATATAGAAATGGACTTATCAATATTACGGCATTTAGGGTTTCAATTGGATTTGTCTCGTTGCACTGTAACTGGAGAAACAAAAAATTTATTCTATATTTCCCCAAAAACTGGTAGAGCTGTTACGAAAGCGGTCGGTGAAGCATACAAGGATAAACTACTTCTATTGCCACCGTCGCTATACAAAATTGCTAATGGCTTATCGCTGGAAGATGGGATATCTAAAGAGGAGTTCTTGGATTGTATCAGAGTGACAACTTTTTTTCTTCGGACATTCCTGTTTTTCTTACTACATTTGGACCTTCCATATCATAGAAAGTCTGTGTTGGATGGGATATGAGCATTTTTTCTTCTGGCACTCATACAGAGTTCTCATAGGAGTGTGCTGGAATATAAATTACAAGATGTGTTTTGTGGTCGTAGGTACCCCTCTCATTGTAGGTGTATTTTTGGTGAAAATCGCTATTATGAGAAAGGTGATGGTACATAACAAGCTGGAAGTTAACAGTTGAAGTTATTGCATTTGTTTGATACAATACACGGCGCGCTATTTTGCGCTATAACAATAAATGGTTTTTCGTAATAAGTATCTTGGACCCGAAGGCAGAATTCGGCACCTCCACCGTTTTGCGGGGGTGAGTTAGTTTCGACAGGTATTAAAAGCTAAACTTTTGTTCGGTTGAGTGATCCCGTGATTCACGACACTTTTTATAAGTGCAAACGACAATTTTGAAGCTGATTCTGCTGAGTACGCAGTAGCTGCCTAGTTTATAGGTAGTACAGCGCGGTTTGGGGCGGCCGGTCAACAGAACGCCCCAATTTTGTTTATGAAAGAGATTAAGTATAAGGCACTGGTAAACACCGCGATGCTCGGTGTTGTTCGCTCTGTGATGAAAGACGTCTCCGCTGGGGAAGCAGCAAACTTTTTCATTACTTTTTCTACACGAAATGCCTCTTTGTCAGATAGTCTGAAGAAAAAGTATCCGTGTGAGATGAGCATTATTTTGCAAAATCAATTTAGGAATTTGCAAGTTTCTTATGAGAGGTTCAGCGTGGTGCTCAGTTTCTCTGGCGTTGAGGAGTGCATTACTGTGCCCTTTTCGTCGATCTTGTACTTCCTTGATAGGGAGTGCAATTTTGCTTTGGAATTTCATGATTTAGCCAGCGAGGGTAGTGTAGATGAAGTTGATTCTTGTGATGCTGGTGGTGCTTATGTTCCTGGGACCGGTACTAAGGGGGAGCAACAGGGGAAGATAATAGATATTACTGATATGTTGAAGAAAAAGTAGTTTCTGTGTAGATTTGTTGGTCGTCAGCGTGTAGAGGTATATATGCCCTTCGTGGGGCTGCCTTTCCTTTTTGCAAGTGTTGGTGTTTGAAGCTGTGCGATTTTTACTCTCTCCTGTTTGTTTTCGTTGTATTCGGTCGAGCTTGCGTAGCTAAAATAAAAAAATTGAGTTGTGCTTACGTCAGTTGGGTTTGGCTTTTAGATGAGTTTACATAATTTAAAGTTGGTTTTGGCTCTCTATGTACGATGTTATAGTAGTTGGTGGTGGTCCGGCCGGGTATCCTGCAGCGATTCGGGCGAGTAGGAGTGGTCTTAAGGTTGCGCTTGTTGAGAAAAATAAATTGGGGGGAGTGTGCCTCAATTATGGGTGTATTCCAACTAAAGCGCTTTTACATGTTGCAGAGAAGTATCACTTTGTAAAAACCGGAGCGGCTGAACTAGGTATCAATGTCTCTGGTGTCTCTCTTAGCTTTGGTAGTGCGATCGCGTATGCTCAAGAGAAAATTAAGAAACTTGCTGCTGGTGTTTCCTACCTTATGAAGAAAAATAAGGTAGAGATTTTTTATTCTAGTGGAAGAATTTTGCCTGGTAAAAAAGTCGAGTTAGGGGATTTAGGTAAGACGATAAGTGCAAAAAATATCATTCTTGCAACCGGGAGCACTCCGAGAGAGATTGCAGGTCTAGAATATGACCATGAACTGATTTGGAATTACAATGATGCAATGACGGCAAGTAAAATGCCCGAATCGTTGTTAGTGGTTGGAGCCGGCGCTATAGGTGTCGAATTTGCATGTATTTACAATGCCTTTGGCAGTAAGGTGACTATCATAGAAATGCAGAGCCAGGTTCTTCCAGCTGAGGATACTGAAATCAGTAATCTTGCTGAAGCTGCATTTAAAGAAAGTGGAATCACTATACAGAAGGGTACTACTATTCAATCCTTAAAGAAGGATAAAGATAAGGTTCTTGTAGCATTAAGCGATGGAACCAATCTCGTGGTTGAAAGAATTTTGGTTGCAGCTGGTGTAGAGGCGAACTCTCAGAATCTTGGCCTTGAACAGATTCCTACAATAAGGATGAATAAGGGTTTTGTTTCTGTTGATGAGTACTGTGAAACAGGTGAATCTGGTGTATATGCGATTGGTGACTTAAGGGGATTCCCTTGTGTTGCTCACAAGGCAATATATGATGCATATGTTTGTACGGCAAAGATAGCGGGAAAAGAACCCATTCCTTTAGAAATGAATAGCATTCCTAGTTGTATTTATTCCTTTCCTTCAATTGCAAGTATTGGTTTGACGGAAGAAGCCGCTGTAAGAATGGGTCATAAAGTGAAAATAGGCCGTGCAAAAGCTGAAGGAAACGGCAAGTCAGTTGTACTTGGTAAGGATAAAGGCTTGGTCAAAACAGTCTTTGATAGCAAAACAGGGGAACTTTTAGGAGCTCACATAATTGGTTATGAAGCAACGGAGATTTTGAATGGTTATATTATTGCAAAAGCTTCGGAAGCAACAATTGAAAGTTTGAAGGCTGTTGTTTTTCCCCACCCAACTGTTTCTGAGATGATGTATGAGGCAGTACTAGCAGCAGATAATGAAGAAGTTCATTCATAAAATACAATTTTCTATTTTCTATAGTAGAGATATTGCTTTATTTATATTGTCTTTTCAGAAGGTAGATTTAATATAACTAAATGTCGCAAAGGTTGGCTCATAGCTCATTAAATGGTTTAGTAGGCCGTTTAGCGGAAATGATAGTGGCTCTACATCTTTCGATTAAGGGATATATGCTCTTATGTAGACGTTATAGGAATCCACATTGTGAACTTGATTTAGTCTGTATCAAGTCTGGGGTTCTACTTTTTGCAGAGGTGAAATTTCGGAGCTCGCTGCAAGCAGTCGAAACCACGGTAGATTACAGCCGTATGGAAAGGATGTATCCAGCTTCTGAGAGTTTTTGTAGTGAGTTTCAGTTGTACTACTACCTTGAAAGAATCTTTAAAGTCTTTCTCATAACCCCCTCAGTGATACAAGTTATAACGCTGTAAGCTGCTGTATAATAGGTGCTAACTTTTATTAATATTTTTTTGTGTGCTATACGATTCTGGCTTTTTAGGGGAAAATTTGGAAATCTCGCAATTTCTTTAAGTAGATTAGATGACCATCGAAGATAGAGGATTTATAGGGTTCTCTACCGAGATAAAGAGCTACTTTGCGTTCCAGCTAGACAAGAATAATGCTTGCGATCGAAAGGAGCACTACAAATGCCAGGATGTCCGTAAAGGAGCTAGTGATGATCGAAGATGAAAGAGCAGGGTCACCACCAAATTTCTCAATTATAAACGGAATTGCAGCCCCAAAAGATGTGGCAAGTGCAAACACAAGGGTGATAGAGATAAGAAAAGTAGATTCCAAGGCCAGATTGTGAAAGCGTAAAGCTATTATTACTACCATTAGTGCCGACATTACGAGACCGTTGCACAGCCCTACAATCAACTCTTTTACAAAAAGGCGTAGAGCATTACCTTGACAAAATCTCTTTGTAATTAGCGCTCTAACCGCAACTGTAGATGCTTGTATGCCTGCGTTTCCACCCATTGCAGCAATTATGGGCATAAGAATTGCAAGTTCCACGTGTTGTTGTAATGTTAGCTGGAAAAAGCCGATTATGTAAGACGAAAAGTTGATGCTTAAGAAGGTCACTATGAGCCATTTAATTCTGCGCATTACCGTGTTTGCAACGTCTGAGTTGATGTCCGATTCTGAGACTTTACCTGCATGCAAGATATCTTCTTCTGCCTCTTCAGAGATTACGTCCACTACATCGTCTATTGAAATTACACCGACAATGCTTTTACTTCTATCGACCACAGCGATTGAACGTAGAGAATAATCCCTAAAAAGGCGAGCTACTTCCTCCTGATCTTGACCTGTCTCTACAGTTGTTATATTTGTCTGCATCAGCGTCCTTACCAAGGATCTGCTCTTTGCACATAAGATATCATTAAGAGAGACACTCCCTATTGGGCGATTTTCCTCATCTACAACAAAGATTTCGCTTATATATTTTGGTAGCTGCTTTTGAACACGAATAAACTGTAAAACTTGTTCTATGCTCCAGTCTTTTGGGATAACAATGAAGTCTTTGTGGATCAACCTTCCTGCACTTTCTTCAGGATAGGCAAGAATTTCCTTGATTACTTTTCCTAGTTTTGATGGGAAAAATTTAACGATCTCTTTTACAA
This genomic window from Neorickettsia risticii str. Illinois contains:
- the recO gene encoding DNA repair protein RecO, producing the protein MQWENEGIVLSNKGLVENKAVTTLFTKDYGLKRGLCSRKATIDVGNVVYCKWSARLESQLGYFRVEVKEIISPFLFTDYKKLKLLNAVLSILLKVLPENEPQKEIYKIFIQLLQAFKSETSCYYRQYIEMDLSILRHLGFQLDLSRCTVTGETKNLFYISPKTGRAVTKAVGEAYKDKLLLLPPSLYKIANGLSLEDGISKEEFLDCIRVTTFFLRTFLFFLLHLDLPYHRKSVLDGI
- a CDS encoding ClpXP protease specificity-enhancing factor SspB, with protein sequence MKEIKYKALVNTAMLGVVRSVMKDVSAGEAANFFITFSTRNASLSDSLKKKYPCEMSIILQNQFRNLQVSYERFSVVLSFSGVEECITVPFSSILYFLDRECNFALEFHDLASEGSVDEVDSCDAGGAYVPGTGTKGEQQGKIIDITDMLKKK
- the lpdA gene encoding dihydrolipoyl dehydrogenase gives rise to the protein MYDVIVVGGGPAGYPAAIRASRSGLKVALVEKNKLGGVCLNYGCIPTKALLHVAEKYHFVKTGAAELGINVSGVSLSFGSAIAYAQEKIKKLAAGVSYLMKKNKVEIFYSSGRILPGKKVELGDLGKTISAKNIILATGSTPREIAGLEYDHELIWNYNDAMTASKMPESLLVVGAGAIGVEFACIYNAFGSKVTIIEMQSQVLPAEDTEISNLAEAAFKESGITIQKGTTIQSLKKDKDKVLVALSDGTNLVVERILVAAGVEANSQNLGLEQIPTIRMNKGFVSVDEYCETGESGVYAIGDLRGFPCVAHKAIYDAYVCTAKIAGKEPIPLEMNSIPSCIYSFPSIASIGLTEEAAVRMGHKVKIGRAKAEGNGKSVVLGKDKGLVKTVFDSKTGELLGAHIIGYEATEILNGYIIAKASEATIESLKAVVFPHPTVSEMMYEAVLAADNEEVHS
- a CDS encoding YraN family protein; this translates as MSQRLAHSSLNGLVGRLAEMIVALHLSIKGYMLLCRRYRNPHCELDLVCIKSGVLLFAEVKFRSSLQAVETTVDYSRMERMYPASESFCSEFQLYYYLERIFKVFLITPSVIQVITL
- the mgtE gene encoding magnesium transporter; this encodes MNDTIPLILKKLTEEIPEQDRIQNQKELVDAFINAKSEVQEHFMHKHLIHHTYILAEIPTELLRRIVETVGVRGFAQIITSLPVDEIVDVLEEIEQDFVKEIVKFFPSKLGKVIKEILAYPEESAGRLIHKDFIVIPKDWSIEQVLQFIRVQKQLPKYISEIFVVDEENRPIGSVSLNDILCAKSRSLVRTLMQTNITTVETGQDQEEVARLFRDYSLRSIAVVDRSKSIVGVISIDDVVDVISEEAEEDILHAGKVSESDINSDVANTVMRRIKWLIVTFLSINFSSYIIGFFQLTLQQHVELAILMPIIAAMGGNAGIQASTVAVRALITKRFCQGNALRLFVKELIVGLCNGLVMSALMVVIIALRFHNLALESTFLISITLVFALATSFGAAIPFIIEKFGGDPALSSSIITSSFTDILAFVVLLSIASIILV